One window of the Archangium primigenium genome contains the following:
- a CDS encoding SWIM zinc finger family protein, whose product MSRPDLLALTPQALAALSNVGLVKRAQKELEQGKGPRVEELPDGTVVGTFEDGVTARLLPGRGIKDSPCSCNATLPCRHRLATALAYGAFHASAAPPASAPEPPWSPAEVEDAELERALPPRVMERAHATRARGFLARVRRAGKDTAVPQVALATCTVSFQAPRNLGLARCDCPDSPRCEHLPLAVWAFRAADAKDATGLEVSVEVARTGVDDTPGGAALDTAEALGRHLLLEGAQHTSQGLTARFAVARAGLEEAGLAWPLTALDDVEALLGAYLNRSARYTATHLATVLTELFARPRAARRQTHVPPRAVLGLDEASETRLGRIDLLSLGARLFAEGRERRVEVIFADASARGLLVLRRDFAPPRDDEAPRDGHQLGGLQAIAGTPLELLARGVVVSEGARRLPNRLVEFATRGTLKGHSVLPQSGDWSRLPAPLLVEDVRALEEAWRGRPPRFLRPRQLAENVHAFALSRVVDVTYVPGAQEVHADVEDAAGTAFRVELAHRGVAPGALDALVEALTGARGAPRYVSGEARRTARGLVVEPLAVVCADAGVLVLDLQPPQKAQASRVSGTTPPLPPLQAVLAEGEACLADAVHQGLRHVPPGWTARLRAVALRARALGMKHLGEDLEALAARLGEARASGSLVQEAALTRAWVEASLGVHVAQERLGA is encoded by the coding sequence ATGAGCCGGCCGGACCTGCTCGCGCTCACGCCCCAGGCCCTCGCGGCCCTGTCCAACGTGGGTCTGGTCAAGCGGGCCCAGAAGGAGCTGGAGCAGGGCAAGGGGCCGCGCGTGGAGGAGCTGCCGGACGGCACCGTGGTGGGCACGTTCGAGGACGGCGTCACCGCGCGGCTGTTGCCCGGCCGGGGCATCAAGGACAGCCCGTGCTCGTGCAACGCCACCCTGCCCTGCCGCCACCGCCTGGCCACGGCGCTCGCGTATGGCGCGTTCCACGCGTCGGCCGCGCCCCCGGCCTCCGCGCCCGAGCCGCCCTGGTCTCCCGCCGAGGTGGAGGACGCGGAGCTGGAGCGCGCCCTGCCCCCACGGGTGATGGAGCGCGCGCACGCCACCCGGGCGCGGGGCTTCCTCGCGCGGGTGCGGCGCGCGGGCAAGGACACCGCCGTGCCCCAGGTCGCGCTCGCCACGTGCACGGTCAGCTTCCAGGCGCCGCGCAACCTGGGCCTGGCGCGCTGTGATTGTCCGGACAGCCCCCGCTGCGAGCACCTGCCCCTGGCCGTGTGGGCCTTTCGCGCCGCGGACGCCAAGGACGCCACGGGCCTCGAGGTCTCCGTGGAGGTGGCGCGCACGGGGGTGGACGACACGCCGGGCGGCGCGGCGCTGGACACGGCGGAGGCGCTCGGGCGGCACCTGCTGCTGGAAGGCGCGCAGCACACGAGCCAGGGCCTCACGGCGCGCTTCGCCGTGGCGCGCGCGGGCCTGGAGGAGGCGGGCCTCGCCTGGCCGCTCACGGCGCTCGACGACGTGGAGGCGCTGCTCGGCGCCTACCTCAACCGGAGCGCCCGCTATACCGCCACGCACCTGGCCACCGTGCTCACCGAGCTGTTCGCGCGCCCCCGGGCCGCCCGACGGCAGACCCACGTGCCCCCCCGCGCCGTGCTGGGCCTGGACGAGGCCTCCGAGACCCGGCTGGGCCGGATCGATCTGCTGTCCCTGGGCGCGCGGCTCTTCGCCGAGGGGCGCGAGCGCCGCGTGGAGGTCATCTTCGCGGACGCGAGCGCCCGGGGCCTGCTCGTGCTGCGCCGCGACTTCGCCCCGCCCCGGGACGACGAGGCCCCGCGGGACGGCCACCAGTTGGGGGGCCTTCAGGCCATCGCCGGCACGCCGCTCGAGCTGCTCGCCCGGGGCGTGGTGGTGAGCGAGGGCGCGCGGCGCCTGCCCAACCGGCTGGTGGAGTTCGCCACCCGGGGCACGCTCAAGGGCCACTCGGTGCTGCCGCAGTCCGGGGACTGGAGCCGGCTGCCCGCCCCCCTGCTGGTCGAGGACGTGCGGGCCCTGGAGGAGGCGTGGCGCGGACGTCCCCCGCGCTTCCTCCGGCCGCGCCAGCTCGCGGAGAACGTGCACGCCTTCGCGCTGTCGCGGGTGGTGGACGTGACGTACGTGCCGGGGGCGCAGGAGGTGCACGCGGACGTGGAGGACGCGGCGGGCACGGCCTTCCGCGTGGAGCTAGCGCACCGGGGCGTGGCGCCGGGCGCCCTGGACGCGCTCGTCGAGGCCCTGACGGGCGCACGGGGCGCGCCGCGCTACGTGTCGGGCGAGGCGCGCCGCACGGCCCGGGGGCTCGTGGTGGAGCCGCTGGCCGTGGTGTGCGCGGACGCGGGCGTGCTCGTGCTCGACCTGCAACCGCCCCAGAAGGCCCAGGCCTCGAGGGTCTCGGGCACCACGCCGCCCCTGCCTCCGCTCCAGGCGGTGCTCGCCGAGGGGGAGGCGTGCCTCGCGGACGCGGTCCACCAGGGGCTGCGCCACGTGCCGCCGGGCTGGACGGCGCGGCTGCGCGCGGTGGCGCTCCGGGCCCGGGCCCTGGGCATGAAGCACCTGGGCGAGGACCTGGAGGCCCTGGCCGCGCGGCTGGGCGAGGCGCGGGCCTCGGGGAGCCTGGTCCAGGAGGC